In Drosophila sulfurigaster albostrigata strain 15112-1811.04 chromosome 4, ASM2355843v2, whole genome shotgun sequence, the sequence AGTCCCTGTATATACCCTGCAGTTCTGGAGGTGTTGATTGCCCTGGTAAGTGCTTACCTCGCCGATCACTACATGGGTACTTACTAAAGTGACCCTATAGTAAtcgaacgtcgaaccaccTAGTCGACTCGAATTTGCGATTGGCCCTGGATAAGTGCTTACCTCGTCGATCACTACCTGGGTACTTACTAGATTAACCCTATAGTAAtcgaacgtcgaaccacctagttaataaatatatgcgcATTAAAgcataagtacaaaataacggcaagcatcgcttttgttttgttattttgtggaaaAAGTATACACAAGTTTAAAGAGAAAACTTCGATTATGCTTTACATCGCTGTTTGTTTACgcgtctttgttttattttgtgttacTCTTTTACTCAAACGCAGCTGTGTTTCCTAGATGATGAAATTATTGCAAGCATTTGAGTTGAGAAGTGCAAAGCGGATCCGCGATCAATTATTAGGTgagttacttaaaaaataatttatgtatgcattatatgtttaatgtgtaaaatattaaataaacagataataaaagaatatcaaGCAGTTAGTATAATGCATAGTTCTACAGTGGAAAGCGACAATGTGCCTAAAGAAGAGGAAGTGGAAATTATGACAGAAAATCTACGTTATAGAAATTATGACAGGGAATGCGGCCTAAAAAGAAGACAATTTCTTTGGTGTTATGATCGGtgagtattttaaaagataattatttaaaaatcattatcCACTTTAATCTATTAAGACTTTTAATCCTTTATTTCCAGATTCAATAACTGAGGACCAGTTGAGAAAGGCCTTGcagctccaaaaaaaaaacgatattttaaaactcaagttgccttaaagtaataaaagtatccgtcttattaaaataaagaaaaattaaaattaaataaaactgtaattgtaattgtaaatttttttaatttataatggcCGACCCCTACATGGGGTCCgatgtaagcacttattttactgACCCTTCAATGGGGTCccatgtaagcacttattttaccggccgttccatggggtcccatgtaagcacttattttacctGCAGTTCCATGGGGTCTAATGTAAGGACTTATTTTACTGACCCTAATATGTTGCACTATTTCACTAGTTCGTGGTAATCGAGGCGGTGGCGATTGACCCTATTTGCGgacatttcatacaaaaacggaaattaagAAACGCATGGCTAGACGCCACTTTGTAAGTAGTGACTGGCTCCTGGTAAGCGCTTATTTCACCAGCAACGAACTAGCGTTCAGAACTGCAgggtatgtatatttattatcacATTTATTATTCACCTTGTCATGAACAAAATCGATGCAATGACAAAAGAGAAGTGGGAAGAGGATCTCGACTACACGAAGATTCCATTGTTAATAGATTGTGAAACCATGCTTAATCGTCGATATCAGCATTTGTCAGCTAAGCACTCGACCAATTCCGATAATCAGGTTCACATATGTTGCTGcatatgttatatattctGCGACCACAAATAGTAGAGTGTTAACTACCCTGTGGAGGTCATGCTGTGGGGCATGATGTGGAGCATGATCGACCATCTACTTCGCATGTGCATGTGACCGCGCTCTATAAAGAATACTGGTCGTTTTGTAGTAAGACTGTTGTTTAAATCAGATCTTTACCAGCTTTTTGTAACTCTTTGGAGTTGTCAAGCTTCGGTTTTTGTCGATTGAAAAATGCCTAACTCGAGAAAACTCATACCTTTGAGCGAAGAGAGACCTGTTCAAATGGACCTGGGAACCACGGTCCCCATTTGAAAGAGAATGTCCcacaaaaataacataaagTGATCTTTTCGGATCCCTCTGCTTCTTTTTAACCACCAGGCATACTTTAATCAATTCGTAAAAGTCtcctttttcatattttaaccACTGGGCATAATATGTTATAAGACCATTTATATAATTGGTTATCACTTTGCGAGcataaaatagttaaaaaacaaaattcagtAGACAGGTTTGGATTCACGCTTTTGTCTGTCTgcttgtctgttgttgttttggtacataaacaaataactaAAGTTCTatgatttctaaaaatttgttaaagttattaaagttattttgtATAGagaaaacgcctacttactacgggtcgtaaatgctttggctgacaatctgatatattttgtggtaaatTCTCTCAGTTctctataaatatgcaaattgcagtctttggtatatttttagtattttgtggtactGCATTGCCAATTTTTATTCAGTATgagtatcgggtatctcacagctgagcacacttgactgtagctttcttacttgcttacTGTTTATTTTGCGCGAATTATATTAGAATGAATTGCTAACAGTAGAATAATGcttagttttgcattttgtctCGCTAGGAGCACGTGAATGTGCatactatgtatgtacatcAGCGTCCAAGAATAATCCTCATCGACTTTTCGACAAATTGCCAATATGAACGTTTAATGAACGTTCATAGCTGTTGTATGACACGTGACTCATACTATTTTTAATgaccaattaaaaatgcagtACACCTATACTTCTATGCcttttatatacttatatgtcTATACAAATGAATTACCTACCcctaaatattaaaaaaccaGCGATAAGAAAAGAATTTTCGGTAAATGTGCTTCAGAATACCACCTATTAAATCTTTCTCGCGCATCCAAATGTCTTATCAAATAACTTACACAACTAAAcagaaaattttcaatttttctttatttattttgtgataacatttttcataaaataattgattttttgaaTGTGTTGTCGAATAGTAAAATTATtctcaataaaataaatatttcttccCGCTAGCCATAAAGTAGGATATTACGACATtgtagcaataataataatatgtaagtACACATATGGAAATGAGTAATATgcagaaggaggcatatcTTCCGCAAAACATACATAGATGTTTTCTAGGTCccacgaaaataaaaacaagtaacaaagttacagtcgagtgtgctcgactgtgagatacccgctacccattttgaataaaagcaaaatattgcgaaattttttcaaaatatacctaaaatactaaaaatataccaaattgtatttttgttatacctatatagtaccacattcaaaatataccttagacgacataatataccagattgtcggccaaagcaactaaacccctagtaagtagcccatgcaaaagtatttctttaataacttccaaaatttttatctgatactataaatattatggtacataccaaaattcgcagctctagctctaaggttacgcttgttattcgatttttacagtatttaagaaatttttgtatataacaaAACCGCCTACTGCAAGCGGGACTTTCTTTGCCTgacaacattttgtattttttcaatttagtacaatatatgtatgtagttacatgtatacatatatgtatatatgtagatatgtatgtatgtatattgtatattactACTATTGTAAAACAGGCAATAAAAGCAGCCTATCAgaagctttaaaaaaaaatgaatattgtaATGTTTTCAAAAATCTAAAGAATCTAGAAACATATACTGAAATTCATAATAACAAGATGAAAAATTTCCATTATCAAAAAATGATAATTTGTTTTGGCTATATTAATGTAACATCCAATTCAAGACTTTTGGtttacgtatatacatgcccagtagaggtggagaactatcgatagtctGCGATAGAAACATATACTGAAATTCATAATGGCAAGatgaaacattttcattatcaaaaaaaatgataatttgTTTTGGCCATATTAATGTAACATCCAATTCAAGACTTTTAGtttacgtatatacatgccTAGTAGAcgtggagaactatcgatagtctGCGCAATCGATAGTGATTGATAGTTTCCATAAAATCGATTATCGACGATATCAAGGAAAATCTATCGTCGATAGtgcagtaaaagaaaataatttaattagtttttataatatttgttgaaaGAATGAGAGTATGAAATTGGTTTTCCAATCTCTATCtggaaataataaataattattattcaaataatattaatttttatttttaggttTACGTTAActgctatttatatatttatttcaaccaaTAATTTTGTACGCCTATTTAAACCGATTTGTCCTGCTTTGCTGAAGACGTTCTCCGAGGATGCGGGTAtacaaagaaatttgaaaaatatcgaACACTATCGACGATAGCGATTGACCATGATTGACAGAGAAGGAGATCGAACTCGAGAACTCCctctgtagttttcttacttatttcaataaaaaaacttATATACTAAATCGAttgtttgtaaatttatttagttaataaaTTCCCATTAATTTCGAATGTTTTCTGCTTGGTAGTATTTTagcttatgttttttttcagAATATAGCTTTTTCGGGCTCTCATCGCTAACGTTGGTGCCCTGTTAAAATTGTAATAGCCCTATGGGCGTGTCTAAAAATTTGCTTACTAAGATggtaatatttgtatattatgaAGTCAACGTGCTTCTTCAATTACTCATTTTAGAGTAGAGATTACAAAAATTTTGCTAAACTGCCAATGTAAATTACGAAGCACACatcaatcaaattatttattgagcTGCAGCTATGCGATCTgctataatattaataagttTATATATGTTGGTGAATCGAAAGTTTATTACATGCAATCATAATAAAACTTTCCAAAAATATTCGgaagaatttgaaatttttaaggTTTTACGAAAATGGCTTTCctgataataatttaaataattaaaaatattcaatcgTCAACATATTTTTTCAGCGACTTTATAACAAAAGTTATAAGCGCATATACGATGAATTCCGAAGTTATGAAGcgtataaaatcaataaaaaataatcgCTGAACACAATAAGGATTacgaaaatggaaaaactAGTTTTCGATTAGCGACAAATACAATGGCAGATATGGTATTTGATATCAGTATAACAGTAAAAAtctaattatgaaataaactattttatttacagaatactaaattatatctGAAAAGCTACTTGCGATTATTGCGTAATCATCCGAATGAGACGCTAGATATTATGGCTGATGTAGTCGGATTGACATTAATGAGCAATGTTCCAGATTCTTATGATTGGCGAAAGCAAGGATTTGTCACATCGTCAAGCAATCAAGAAACATGTGGATCTTGCTATGCCTTCAGCATTGCTGAAAGTATTGAAGGACAGATCTTCAAGCGTACAGGCAGATTGCTAAGTTTAAGTGAACAGCAAATAATCGATTGCAGTATACCCTATGGCAATCGAGGATGTATTGGCGGATCACTTCGAAATACCTTAAAATATCTACAAGCAACCGGTGGTATTATGAGATCTCTAGATTATAGATATACGGCGAAGGTAAAATTAAACAGCAATCaaatatgttacatatgtAACATAAGAAAACCATATCTTTTGATCCTGTAATCTCAACataaaacactttaaattaaataatattcgaCTTcttacagaaaaaaaattgtcaatTTGCATCAGAGCTGTCTATTGTCAATATAACCTCTTGGGCCATTTTGCCTGCTAATGACGAAAATGCAATtcaagctgctgttgcacataTTGGGCCAATTGCAGTATCCATAAATGCAACTCCCAAAACCTTTCAATTATATAGGTAAgaaaaacataatatatacaGGCTGTTTCccgaaaatattttgattcgGAATAATGGGCAATGGTGTTAGACCAGTATTCATTCCAGTTATTATTCTGAATTGACATTTCGCgtgcaaaaaattaatataaaatatatatatatataatagtataaaatacataatacataatagTATAAAGTGTAGctacatatgtacgtacatatgtgTCTATAATGTCTGATACCCTATTTAGACCAAGGGCATTTGCTTCAATGATGTAGTTCCATAATGCAAGTGCTTACATCAAAACTGCATCACGCTAACAGCTGTTTAGGGGTGGAAAGGTATATAGAATCAggcagaaataaaaataataaaacccAAACAAATCTTCcgaaaattagaaatttaataaattatgctaCACTGAGGATATTCTAAAAgtattagtatatatatataaattgaatttattattcaacaaATGACTTGACTTATTTACGTTTTACATCTTAATAAGCAACTTGTCCACTAACTATCCTCAAGTGAATTTTCAAGTTGTAAAATCTACCATGTCACAACTCAGTGTGCATGAGATACAGTTTTCGGTATTCGAAATTATCTTATCGCGCAGTGTGCGTGGAACACATTTTTAGGATGTTATATTTCTTGTCCAGtgttattatgaaatataaatcgACCTATGGacctatatttatttagtctTAGGCTAGCTCGGTGCATTTATTAGTAATTTAGAGGCATAAAGAATGTgtggaaaaatgtaaaacaaactGTTCCCAGATGAACAAAATTTTGAAGCGGAACAGCAATATATTTCGCTAGTTCTTCAAATTTTAGAGTCACCTTTATGACCCTAAATTTGGCACGGATTTATGGCAACACCACTTAAGCATTtgtctattaaataaatgcaattattaaaaaaaaagatgaaatcaGATTCATTGCCTATCTCTATAGCAATAATAGCTCAAgcacaaataattgcaactTGGTTGCAACACCACAACATTAAGCTTCACGGGAAGCTTCTCACACGGGGAATTCTGATTTGACATCCACATACATTCCGGTATCGGAGTATCGATACGCGTAAGAATTGTTTTTGCTGGGAATTGCGGAACGAAATTAAACCAAAAAGCACGTCCTTTTTATATAGAGTTGCGCGGAAAAACACGATTTTGGGCTTCTGGGTAAAGcgcttaaatataaaaaagaaagcttAATCCATTTGCGAttactaaatatactgaaggctatatttggttaACGTTatactattcaaaatattccaagaGCACAAGTATGCCAAATTGTCAACTAAATCAGCTAGGCCCAACGGTTGTTGCCGCTTGTTCCCATATacaatgttttcttttaaataactCCTAAAACTTCTCTGGTTTTGACTGTGTGTAGCAAACCGTGGCTGTAGCTTAAAAATTACTCCTGCTATtcgaattattttcaatttgcgggGTGAAAGAATGTGtggaaaaaatgtaaaacaaactGATCTGTCGGAAATGACTCGTTCTGCCTATGGGGTATAATGAACCACTGATTTTATTCCTGATTGATAGAATACAAGTTAGTTAAAATATGATGGTATATGACAACGCGCGGCTGCTCTTCAGTTGTGGCGACCTGCGGAGATTCTCCAAGAGGCGGTGATCAACACTTGAATTGAATCCTCTGCACCCTGAAATATAGTCACTTGTAATCTGATTAGATCTGGTAAAATTTGTTTCctataatattttacaatgTGATATTTtcatgaaatattattttggatTAGAGATAATGCAGCCTGTTTCTTACTAAGAGGAAAATAGCGAATCTCAAGCCCATCCCTTTAAAGCAATCAATAAATCAACAAGGAATTTAAGATCTCTGTTGAAAAATGCCGCTttgaaaagtgtgtgtgtgtcgaagCAACAAGTTTACTTTGAAAATGCTGCTCAAGCAAAGTTTGGGATAATAGGCTGTTTAGACTGAACTGCATCATTGACATTTTCGTTAAATAGAACCTTGTACCAAATCATTTTAAGAGGGGACAGCTAATGGAGCTGCATCATTGATCAATGATTCTGAAAATGTGGTCAATATGgctaatattttggtatatgtatttatctaAAAATAGGCATAAGAAAGTCTTTAAAGAAATATGATCGTTGCAGAACAAGTTGCTCATTAAGATGTGAAACGGAAATAAGTCAAGTAAAttgctaaataataaataagactTATATCTTTTGAATGCGCTCAGTGtcgcataatttattaaattgccaaAATTTTGGTTGATTTGTTTCTATTGCCTTTGTCATTCTTCTACCTGCctgagtttgtttattttttcaccCATAAACAATTGTTCGAGTGATGCAGTTTTGGTGTAACCATTTGCATCAAAGAACTGCATCATTGAAGCAAATGCACTTGGTCTAAATAGAGTATAAGCtgatatttgatataaaaAGTTCTCAGATTTGTTGTCTTACTACTTCATAAACGTTTGCTTTTTACATTCAGCAATGGTATTTACAATGATGTGTCCTGTTTGTCAACTTCCGTAAATCACGCCATGTTAGTGATTGGTTATGAAAAAGACTATTGGATACTCAAGAACTGGTGGGGCGAACAATGGGGAGAAGCTGGATATATGAAAATGCGGAAAGGTATTAACTTATGCGGTATTGCAAATTATGCTGCATATGCCATAGTTTAAACTAATTACAatagatatataaaataaaataaaatcgattttgttctcaatattatttgaaagaaaagcacgatatataaaaacaagaaagaagaATATAGAGCTACAATTCTTATTAGACAACActtgcagatcaagtttgttttagattttacCCTCGCCCCGCAAATAGGAAAATTCGAtcaacaagcgtaattttgatttttggtacctacaataaaaatacagtaTTTTAGATTCTGGAAAATCTTGTTGCGATCAGaatcaaaattgaataag encodes:
- the LOC133846963 gene encoding procathepsin L, with amino-acid sequence MADMNTKLYLKSYLRLLRNHPNETLDIMADVVGLTLMSNVPDSYDWRKQGFVTSSSNQETCGSCYAFSIAESIEGQIFKRTGRLLSLSEQQIIDCSIPYGNRGCIGGSLRNTLKYLQATGGIMRSLDYRYTAKKKNCQFASELSIVNITSWAILPANDENAIQAAVAHIGPIAVSINATPKTFQLYSNGIYNDVSCLSTSVNHAMLVIGYEKDYWILKNWWGEQWGEAGYMKMRKGINLCGIANYAAYAIV